A genomic window from Bacteroidota bacterium includes:
- a CDS encoding 5'-nucleotidase C-terminal domain-containing protein: MLQLLSTYPKLPTRHNKSLLHIGYVVFFFLLSSCSYYYAESSHQTTQVRVTDIPADSSTSAIIAPYKSALDGEMNAIVAELAVDMKKGKPESTLGNFICDVIVKQGEKVTGKKIDFGVYNYGGIRQDNLSAGPVTKGKIFELLPFENFGAIVTLDGPSTLLLIQKIINEEGWPISSGLRIVVKNNLPETILINNEPFDQTKTYVVVMNDYMAGGGDNSAFLVGQKVEILGTTIRDMMLQYLADETAAGRKIYSKMDGRITYAE, from the coding sequence GTGTTACAACTGCTATCTACATACCCGAAATTGCCCACAAGGCATAATAAGTCATTGCTCCATATTGGTTATGTAGTTTTTTTCTTTTTATTGTCATCCTGCAGTTATTATTACGCTGAATCGAGCCATCAAACTACACAGGTTAGAGTAACTGACATTCCTGCTGACTCATCAACAAGTGCAATTATTGCACCTTACAAATCAGCGCTTGATGGTGAAATGAATGCGATAGTTGCCGAATTGGCAGTCGATATGAAAAAGGGTAAACCCGAATCAACCCTTGGTAATTTTATTTGTGATGTAATTGTTAAGCAGGGCGAAAAAGTTACGGGCAAAAAAATTGACTTTGGTGTATATAATTATGGTGGAATTCGGCAGGATAATTTAAGTGCGGGCCCGGTTACAAAAGGTAAAATTTTTGAGTTATTACCATTTGAAAATTTTGGAGCTATAGTAACATTAGACGGACCGTCCACATTATTATTAATTCAAAAAATAATTAATGAGGAAGGATGGCCCATTTCTTCAGGTTTGCGAATTGTTGTAAAAAATAATTTACCTGAAACTATTTTAATAAATAATGAGCCATTTGATCAAACCAAAACTTATGTTGTGGTTATGAATGATTATATGGCTGGTGGCGGAGATAATTCTGCATTTTTAGTCGGGCAAAAAGTCGAAATTTTAGGTACAACAATTCGTGATATGATGTTACAATATCTTGCGGATGAAACTGCTGCCGGAAGAAAAATTTATTCAAAAATGGATGGGAGGATAACCTA
- a CDS encoding T9SS type A sorting domain-containing protein encodes MRKRFLLLSLVAAAFGLTSVNAQLYNYTTDLSGVPASVASNTSASNLGRVNGALAATGCPDGFNSNKFSEATTYASTRPAMEFSITPNSGYQLDVTSLSVDARHNNKGPVLWRLAYSTDGGATWVDNGTDGSVGSVACGSSTAISWDMTDFSTYSTLMVRIYAYASASNLNGVATAKNVVLGGSVSFADVDGDGYTSDVDCQDNNAAINPGAAEICNGIDENCDGNIDEGVQTTYYADADGDTYGDAGSTTMACSMPEGYVEDATDCNDVDAAINPAATEVCNGVDDNCDGNIDEGLTFTTYYADADGDTYGDAGSSTSTCDGAPEGYVSDATDCNDADAAVNPGATEVCNGIDDNCDGNIDEGLTFTTYYADADGDTYGDAGSSTTTCDGAPEGYVSDATDCNDADAAVNPGATEVCNGIDDNCDGNIDEGVQNTYYADADGDSYGDAGSTTMACSAPEGYVSDATDCNDADAAVNPGATEVCNGIDDNCDGNIDEGVQNTYYADADGDTYGDAGSTTMACSAPEGYVSDATDCNDADAAVNPGATEVCNGIDDNCDGNIDEGVQNTYYADADGDGYGDAASTTMACEAPEGYTADATDCNDADAAVNPGATEVCNGIDDNCDGNIDEGVQSTFYADADGDGYGDAGSTTMACEAPEGYVSDATDCNDGDASVNPAGTEVCNGIDDNCDGNIDEGVQSTFYADADGDGYGDAGSTTMACEAPEGYTADAADCNDGDASVNPGASEVCNGVDDNCDGNIDEGVLITFYADADGDTHGDAASTTDACSAPSGYVSSNDDCNDASATVYPGAVEICGNGIDEDCDGGIDVISTIAADGPTTFCLGSSVNLNSTTIGTGYSYQWMKNGTNIAGATSSSLNVTLQGNYKCKITKGECVSTSSVITISVNLNPNATIATLDGTDLCGKTYVRLRANSGTGLTYQWYLDGEIIEGATTNVYYASIPGDFYVVVTNANGCSKESAHVAVISSCRLAEAGGVAFNLMPNPSNGNFELNVDMGNDFNGSAMISVMNIAGQQVAQLSGVVVNGKMHTTIQIPQVAGIYMVVAEINGVQITEQIMITE; translated from the coding sequence ATGAGAAAAAGGTTTTTACTCTTATCCCTTGTGGCAGCTGCGTTTGGATTAACATCCGTAAATGCTCAGTTGTACAATTACACGACAGACCTCTCGGGGGTGCCTGCTTCAGTGGCATCAAACACTTCAGCTTCAAATTTGGGACGCGTAAACGGGGCACTTGCTGCTACCGGATGTCCGGATGGATTTAACTCCAACAAGTTTTCTGAAGCTACAACCTATGCCAGCACACGTCCGGCTATGGAATTTTCAATTACACCAAACTCAGGATACCAATTGGATGTAACATCACTTTCTGTTGATGCGCGTCACAATAATAAAGGCCCTGTACTTTGGCGATTAGCTTACTCAACCGATGGTGGCGCTACCTGGGTTGATAATGGTACTGACGGCAGCGTAGGTTCAGTTGCTTGTGGTTCTTCAACTGCAATAAGTTGGGACATGACCGATTTTTCAACCTATTCTACTTTAATGGTGCGTATTTATGCATATGCATCTGCAAGTAACCTGAATGGTGTTGCCACAGCAAAAAATGTTGTTTTAGGCGGTTCAGTTTCTTTTGCCGATGTTGATGGCGACGGTTATACTTCTGATGTTGATTGTCAGGATAATAATGCAGCAATTAATCCCGGTGCAGCAGAAATTTGTAACGGTATAGATGAAAATTGCGATGGCAATATCGATGAAGGCGTTCAAACTACTTATTATGCTGATGCAGATGGCGACACTTATGGTGATGCCGGTTCAACAACAATGGCGTGCTCAATGCCTGAAGGATATGTTGAAGATGCTACAGATTGTAACGATGTTGATGCAGCAATTAACCCTGCAGCAACTGAAGTTTGTAATGGTGTTGACGATAATTGCGATGGTAATATAGATGAAGGTTTAACGTTTACTACTTATTATGCTGATGCTGACGGTGATACCTACGGAGATGCTGGTTCAAGCACTTCTACTTGCGATGGCGCACCTGAAGGTTATGTTTCAGACGCAACAGATTGTAACGATGCCGATGCAGCAGTAAATCCGGGAGCAACAGAAGTTTGTAACGGTATAGATGATAATTGCGATGGAAATATAGATGAAGGTTTAACTTTTACAACTTATTATGCTGATGCTGACGGTGATACCTACGGCGATGCAGGTTCAAGTACGACAACTTGCGATGGTGCACCTGAAGGATATGTTTCAGACGCAACAGATTGTAATGATGCTGATGCAGCTGTAAATCCGGGAGCAACCGAAGTTTGTAATGGTATAGATGACAATTGCGATGGTAACATCGACGAAGGTGTTCAAAATACTTATTATGCTGATGCTGATGGCGATTCTTATGGTGATGCAGGTTCAACAACAATGGCCTGTTCAGCACCGGAAGGATATGTTTCAGACGCAACAGATTGTAATGATGCTGATGCAGCTGTAAATCCGGGAGCAACAGAAGTTTGTAACGGTATAGATGATAATTGTGATGGTAATATCGACGAAGGTGTTCAAAATACTTATTATGCCGATGCGGATGGCGACACTTATGGTGATGCAGGTTCAACAACAATGGCATGTTCAGCACCTGAAGGATATGTTTCAGATGCAACAGATTGTAATGATGCTGATGCAGCTGTAAATCCAGGAGCAACAGAAGTTTGTAATGGTATAGATGATAATTGCGATGGTAACATCGACGAAGGAGTTCAAAATACTTATTATGCTGATGCCGATGGCGATGGTTATGGTGATGCCGCTTCAACTACAATGGCATGCGAAGCACCGGAAGGTTATACAGCAGACGCAACAGATTGTAATGATGCTGATGCAGCTGTAAATCCAGGAGCAACAGAAGTTTGTAATGGTATAGATGATAATTGTGATGGTAACATCGACGAAGGAGTTCAGTCAACTTTTTATGCTGATGCCGATGGCGATGGTTACGGTGATGCCGGTTCAACTACAATGGCATGCGAAGCACCTGAAGGATATGTTTCAGATGCTACAGATTGTAATGATGGTGATGCATCCGTAAATCCTGCCGGAACAGAAGTATGTAACGGTATCGATGATAATTGTGATGGCAACATCGACGAAGGAGTTCAGTCAACTTTTTATGCTGATGCCGATGGCGATGGTTACGGTGATGCCGGTTCAACTACAATGGCATGCGAAGCACCGGAAGGTTATACAGCAGATGCTGCAGATTGTAACGATGGTGATGCATCTGTAAATCCAGGCGCATCAGAAGTTTGTAATGGTGTAGATGATAACTGTGATGGTAATATCGACGAAGGTGTATTAATTACATTCTATGCTGATGCCGATGGCGACACTCATGGTGATGCAGCTTCAACTACAGATGCATGTTCAGCTCCATCAGGTTATGTATCAAGCAACGACGATTGTAATGATGCATCAGCAACTGTATATCCAGGTGCCGTTGAAATTTGCGGTAATGGTATAGATGAAGATTGTGATGGTGGTATCGATGTGATTTCAACTATTGCTGCAGACGGTCCTACAACATTCTGTTTAGGCAGCAGTGTAAACTTAAACAGCACAACTATTGGAACAGGCTATAGCTACCAATGGATGAAAAACGGTACAAACATAGCAGGTGCAACATCTTCAAGCTTAAATGTTACATTACAGGGTAACTATAAATGTAAAATCACTAAAGGTGAATGTGTAAGCACTTCAAGTGTTATAACCATTTCTGTAAATCTTAACCCTAATGCTACAATTGCAACATTAGACGGAACTGATCTTTGTGGTAAAACTTATGTAAGATTAAGAGCTAATTCAGGCACAGGTTTAACATACCAGTGGTATCTTGATGGTGAAATAATTGAAGGTGCAACTACAAATGTTTACTATGCTTCAATTCCGGGAGATTTTTATGTGGTGGTAACCAATGCAAATGGTTGTAGCAAAGAGTCTGCTCACGTTGCAGTTATTTCAAGTTGTCGTTTAGCTGAAGCTGGTGGAGTGGCCTTTAATTTGATGCCAAACCCTTCAAACGGTAATTTTGAATTGAATGTAGATATGGGTAACGATTTTAATGGTTCAGCAATGATTAGTGTAATGAATATTGCCGGCCAGCAGGTTGCTCAGTTAAGTGGTGTTGTAGTGAACGGAAAAATGCATACTACTATCCAAATACCTCAGGTTGCAGGTATTTATATGGTGGTTGCTGAAATCAACGGCGTTCAAATCACTGAACAAATAATGATTACAGAGTAA